A genomic window from Silene latifolia isolate original U9 population chromosome 11, ASM4854445v1, whole genome shotgun sequence includes:
- the LOC141612166 gene encoding GATA transcription factor 12-like, whose translation MVLEFGYGASKRTPERRASGDQFIVEDLLDFSNDDGVVFDEGNSNSNSNSSDSSLVVTPPDSGNSFSGNNDAVVFPTVGDTGSHGYSDTHFSGELCVPCDDLAELEWFSNFMEESFSSEDLQKFNLVSGISSAMKTRPESSSEIRYYQTEPPRPENPPNVTFNPEIPVPGKARSKRSRAAPCNWTSRLIVLSDGSPSPDQNHPIQPVATKPVKAASKKKGVSGSGSGSGYGSGSDLPNGEVRRCVHCATDKTPQWRTGPTGPKTLCNACGVRYKSGRLVPEYRPAASPTFVLAKHSNSHRKVMELRRQKDLMRQQQQQYHQQQLMHHSSHHPSNMLFDPDDYLIHQQIGSDYRQLI comes from the exons atggTTTTGGAATTCGGATACGGTGCATCAAAACGAACTCCCGAGAGGAGGGCCTCCGGCGATCAATTTATCGTCGAAGACCTCCTTGATTTTTCGAATGATGATGGGGTTGTTTTTGACGAGGgtaattccaattccaattccaattcatCTGACTCCTCTCTCGTTGTTACTCCACCCGATAGCGGTAACTCATTTTCAGGTAACAATGACGCGGTAGTTTTTCCTACTGTTGGGGATACTGGGTCCCATGGCTACTCTGATACTCACTTTTCCGGTGAACTTTGTGTCCCG TGTGACGATTTGGCTGAGCTAGAATGGTTCTCGAATTTCATGGAGGAATCCTTCTCAAGCGAAGACTTGCAAAAATTCAACCTAGTTTCGGGCATATCATCAGCAATGAAGACCCGACCCGAGTCCTCATCCGAAATCCGCTACTACCAAACGGAGCCTCCAAGACCCGAAAACCCACCAAACGTGACATTCAACCCGGAAATACCAGTACCTGGTAAGGCTCGCAGCAAAAGGTCACGTGCTGCCCCGTGCAATTGGACCTCTCGCCTTATAGTCCTCTCTGATGGGTCGCCCTCGCCTGACCAGAACCATCCAATCCAACCCGTGGCCACCAAGCCGGTGAAGGCGGCCTCCAAGAAAAAGGGAGTGTCTGGGTCTGGGTCAGGTTCAGGTTATGGCTCAGGCTCCGACCTTCCCAATGGAGAGGTAAGAAGGTGTGTCCATTGTGCCACGGACAAGACCCCGCAGTGGCGCACAGGACCTACAGGCCCAAAGACGCTGTGCAATGCCTGCGGGGTCAGGTACAAGTCGGGCCGGCTGGTGCCCGAGTATCGGCCAGCAGCCAGCCCGACTTTTGTGCTGGCAAAACACTCAAATTCGCACCGAAAGGTAATGGAGCTCCGAAGACAAAAGGATCTCATGAGGCAACAACAGCAGCAGTATCACCAACAGCAGTTAATGCATCACAGTAGTCATCATCCAAGTAATATGCTGTTTGACCCGGATGATTATTTGATCCATCAACAAATCGGGTCGGATTATAGGCAGCTCATTTAG